The following are encoded together in the Dama dama isolate Ldn47 chromosome 27, ASM3311817v1, whole genome shotgun sequence genome:
- the LOC133047437 gene encoding activity-dependent neuroprotector homeobox protein 2-like, producing MVDLKGFDPGEKYFYNTSWGDSSLWEPSGKKLRYRTKPYCCSLCKYSTKVLTSFKNHLHRYHEDEIDQELVIPCPNCVFSSQPRVVGRHFRMFHAPARKVQNYTVNILGETKSSRSDVISFTCLKCNFSNTLYYSMKKHVLVAHFHYLINSYFGLRTEEVGEHPGADDTLCAEKLLASDRYYCKKCNANASSQDALMYHILTSDIHRDLENKLRSVISEHIKKTGLLKQMHIAPKPATHVAVPPNSSAPGIPASSPCYHLALPQNSQSQTVVQPVQGAAPPATVAAGAVGSVTHSPPAVAQPHVTLVSSPLPVGQSSLTLPPSTPQPVFLSHGVPLNQAANPPVLPLSQPVGPVNKSVGTSVLPINQTIRPGVLPLSQPVGPISRPVGPGVLSVNRPVGSGVLPVNPSVTPGVLQAVSPGVISVSRTVPSGVLPAGQVTPAGVIPSGQTATSGVLPAGQVVQSGVLPIGQTAPSGALPTGLTVPLRVLPPGQVVPPGLLPPNQTVSSAVLPVNQGINSGVLQLSQQVMSGVLPMGQPVRPGVLQLNQSVNTNILPANQTIRPGASPNTTFLTSGSILRQLIPTGKQVNGIPTYTLAPVSVTLPVPPGSVATVAPPQMPIQLLQSGTAAQMASSMAGMPSPPVVVNATQSMFVQSSSSVAEANQVLKQAKQWKTCPVCNELFPSNVYQVHMEVAHKHSESKAADKLEPEKLAACAPFLKWMREKTVRCLSCKCLVSEEELIHHLLMHGLGCLFCPCTFHDIRGLSEHSRTMHLGKKKLPMDYSNKGFQLDIDANGNLLFPHLDFITILPKEELGEREVYLAILAGIHSKSLVPVYIKVRPQAEGASGRPGKQVLTCPFCFGTFVTTEAYELHLKERHHITPTVHTILKSPAFKCIHCCGVYTGNMTLAAIAIHLLRCRSAPKDSSPDLQGQPGLLENSELLLVNGEVIHDTSFSVKRKLPDGHSGAEDQRDGAEPPVIIDADADPAPEKAVSAAPVKRQRSEGRTEVPPIGDDALQILALNPKKYEDRSYEDKKQFLRDYFHKRPYPSKKEIELLSSLLWVWKIDVASFFGKRRYICMKAIKNHKPSVLLGFDMSELKNVKHSLNFEHEPQNL from the coding sequence agataCCGAACAAAACCATACTGTTGCAGCCTCTGTAAATACTCCACAAAAGTGCTTACTTCATTCAAAAATCATTTACATCGTTACCATGAAGATGAAATTGACCAGGAGCTGGTGATCCCTTGCCCAAACTGTGTGTTTTCCTCTCAACCCAGAGTTGTGGGAAGGcacttcagaatgtttcatgcacctgcTCGGAAAGTCCAGAATTACACAGTGAATATTTTAGGTGAAACTAAATCATCTAGGAGTGATGTGATAAGTTTTACATGTTTAAAATGTAACTTTTCAAACACACTGTACTACAGCATGAAGAAGCATGTGCTGGTAGCACATTTTCACTACTTAATTAACTCCTATTTTGGCCTGAGAACTGAGGAGGTGGGTGAGCATCCTGGAGCTGACGATACCCTCTGTGCAGAGAAGTTGCTCGCGTCTGACAGGTATTACTGTAAAAAGTGCAACGCCAATGCCAGCAGCCAGGACGCTTTAATGTATCATATTTTGACATCCGATATACACCGGGATTTGGAGAATAAGCTTAGGTCTGTCATctcagaacatattaagaagactGGCCTTTTGAAGCAGATGCATATTGCTCCCAAACCAGCTACACACGTGGCCGTACCGCCGAATAGCAGTGCTCCGGGCATCCCAGCCTCATCTCCTTGCTACCACCTTGCCTTGCCGCAGAACAGCCAGAGCCAGACCGTGGTGCAGCCGGTTCAGGGTGCAGCCCCTCCGGCGACTGTGGCCGCGGGGGCTGTGGGCAGTGTCACCCACTCTCCGCCAGCCGTTGCCCAGCCTCATGTGACTCTGGTCTCCAGTCCCCTGCCAGTGGGCCAGAGCAGCCTCACTCTGCCGCCCTCGACGCCTCagcctgtctttctctctcatgGAGTCCCACTTAATCAGGCAGCAAATCCTCCTGTGTTGCCCTTGAGTCAGCCGGTTGGACCTGTAAATAAGTCTGTTGGAACCAGTGTCCTCCCCATAAACCAGACCATCCGCCCGGGGGTTTTGCCGCTCAGCCAGCCTGTGGGGCCCATAAGCAGGCCAGTTGGACCTGGAGTTCTTTCGGTGAATAGACCCGTTGGGTCTGGGGTCCTCCCTGTCAACCCCTCTGTCACCCCTGGCGTGCTTCAGGCAGTCTCGCCAGGGGTGATTTCTGTGAGTCGGACAGTCCCGTCAGGGGTCCTTCCTGCAGGACAGGTGACCCCTGCTGGGGTCATCCCTTCAGGACAGACAGCGACTTCTGGGGTTCTTCCTGCTGGCCAGGTGGTTCAGTCAGGGGTGCTCCCTATTGGGCAGACGGCCCCCTCGGGCGCACTGCCCACAGGGCTGACGGTCCCACTGCGGGTGCTCCCTCCTGGCCAGGTAGTCCCACCTGGGCTCCTTCCCCCCAACCAGACAGTCTCGTCAGCCGTTCTTCCTGTGAACCAGGGCATTAACTCTGGTGTTCTTCAGCTCAGTCAGCAGGTCATGTCAGGAGTTCTTCCTATGGGCCAGCCAGTGAGGCCTGGGGTCCTGCAGCTCAATCAGTCTGTGAATACCAACATTCTGCCTGCAAATCAGACCATTAGACCCGGTGCTTCGCCAAACACCACTTTCCTGACATCAGGCTCTATTCTCAGACAGCTCATACCCACAGGGAAACAAGTGAATGGCATTCCCACGTACACACTTGCCCCGGTGTCTGTCACTCTGCCAGTGCCCCCTGGAAGCGTCGCCACTGTTGCCCCTCCCCAGATGCCCATCCAGCTCCTGCAGTCGGGCACAGCTGCCCAGATGGCCAGTTCCATGGCTGGCATGCCCTCCCCTCCCGTGGTGGTAAATGCCACTCAGAGTATGTTTGTTCAGTCCTCTTCGTCTGTGGCAGAGGCAAATCAGGTGCTCAAACAGGCCAAGCAATGGAAAACCTGTCCTGTTTGCAACGAGCTCTTCCCTTCCAATGTGTACCAGGTCCATATGGAAGTGGCGCATAAGCACAGTGAATCCAAAGCTGCTGACAAACTGGAGCCAGAGAAACTGGCGGCATGTGCGCCATTTTTAAAGTGGATGAGAGAGAAGACAGTTCGATGTCTGTCTTGTAAGTGCTTAGTTTCGGAGGAGGAGCTTATCCATCACTTACTGATGCATGGCCTGGGGTGCTTGTTCTGCCCGTGCACCTTCCATGATATCAGAGGCCTCTCAGAGCACAGTCGGACCATGCACCTGGGGAAGAAGAAGCTGCCCATGGATTACAGTAACAAAGGTTTTCAACTGGATATCGATGCCAACGGCAACCTGCTGTTTCCCCACCTTGACTTTATTACCATATTGCCTAAGGAGGAGCTGGGCGAGCGGGAGGTCTACCTGGCCATCCTGGCGGGGATACACTCCAAGTCGCTGGTGCCCGTGTACATCAAGGTGAGGCCCCAGGCTGAGGGTGCTTCTGGGAGGCCCGGCAAGCAGGTGTTGACCTGCCCCTTTTGCTTTGGCACGTTTGTGACAACGGAGGCATACGAGCTGCATCTGAAGGAGAGGCACCACATCACGCCCACAGTCCACACGATTCTGAAGTCTCCGGCTTTCAAGTGCATCCACTGCTGCGGGGTCTACACTGGCAACATGACGCTGGCAGCCATTGCCATCCATCTGCTGCGCTGCCGCAGCGCCCCCAAGGACAGCAGCCCTGACCTGCAGGGCCAGCCCGGCCTCCTGGAGAACAGCGAGCTGCTTTTAGTCAACGGCGAGGTGATCCACGATACCAGCTTCTCAGTGAAGAGAAAGCTGCCTGATGGTCACTCCGGGGCCGAAGACCAGAGGGATGGCGCGGAGCCGCCCGTCATCATAGACGCGGACGCAGACCCGGCCCCGGAAAAGGCAGTGAGTGCTGCACCTGTTAAACGGCAGCGGAGTGAGGGCAGGACGGAGGTACCGCCCATAGGTGATGACGCTCTTCAGATTTTAGCATTAAATCCTAAAAAGTACGAAGACCGTTCTTACGAAGACAAAAAGCAGTTTCTTAGGGATTATTTCCACAAGAGACCGTATCCcagtaaaaaagaaatagaattgttATCTTCACTCTTATGGGTGTGGAAAATTGACGTGgcttcattttttggaaaaagAAGGTATATTTGCATGAAAGCAATAAAAAATCACAAGCCTTCTGTACTTTTAGGCTTTGACATGTCTGaacttaaaaatgttaaacacaGTTTGAACTTTGAGCATGAACCacaaaacttgtaa